Within the Rhizobium grahamii genome, the region CAGACAACAAGACGCGTCGAACGGGAATCATGGAGTTTAGTTGATACCCTCGTGATGGCCGGAACAAGGCGTTGCCCAAGATTTCCACCTGCTTATTCGTTGTCCACAGCCAGGCGCTCGGCGCATTCGAGAACGCTTTGCGGCGTCGGCAGCCGGCGAATCTCTTCCAGTGTGTACCAGCCGATGTCTGCCGCATCGTCGGCGGCGATTGCCACCGCGTTGCTGTCGGCCTCGACGCGGAACACCGAAAGCAGGAAGTGGCTGGCGACGCTTCCGTCCACGGCATGTGTCTTCAGGTCATAGGTTGCAAATAGGCGCGGGTTCGAGGCGCGGATGCTGGTTTCCTCTTCGAATTCCCGCAATGCCGTTTGATCCGGCGTCTCGCCGGCTTCGGCCCGGCCTCCGGGAAAGGCATACATGTCAGCCGAAGGAGGATTGCGCCTGAGCACCAGCAGAAAGCGGTCGCCTCGCTGCAGAATGGCGGACGAGGCCGCTGTGGGGGAGGAGGATGCCATATGGATATGCTGCCTTGTTGCTTGCCGGCGCTTGGATAAGCGGCCGTCCCGTTGGATAGTCGGGACAACGATTCGGGGACGCTTGTTTGACCTATATTATCTACGCAGCCGCCGCCTTTTTCGAGATCGCCGGATGCTTCGCCTTCTGGGCGTGGCTGCGCATGGAAAAGCCCCTGTGGTGGACGGCGCCCGGTCTGGCATCGCTGGCAGTGTTTGCCTGGCTGCTGACTCTGGTGCCGAGCGAGGCGGCCGGGCGGACCTTTGCGGCATATGGCGGCATCTACATCATCGCATCGCTGCTGTGGCTCTGGCTGGTCGAGCAGCGGGTGCCTGATCGTTGGGACATCGGTGGCGCCCTGGCGTGCCTGTTCGGAACTGCGCTGATTTTGTTCGCGCCACGCGGATAGCCCGGTCTTGACCCGCCTGGAGCAGGGTGCAAAGACAACGGCATGTGTGGACGATACGCGTTGACGATATCCCCGGAAGAACTCGAGGAAATCCTGGGGATCATGGGTCTGGACGACTTCCCGGCGCGCTACAACATCGCTCCGACGCAGCCGATCCTTGTCGTGGTGTCCGATGGTCCTGGCGAAAAGGGAAGCAACCTTCCCGATCGCCGGGCGCTGCTGGTGCGCTGGGGCTTCACACCGGGCTGGGTCAAGGATCCGAAGTCGTTTCCGCTGCTGATCAATGCGCGCTCCGAAACGGCGATCGGCAAGGCGTCGTTTCGTGCGGCGATGCGCCACCGGCGCGTGCTCGTGCCTGCCTCCGGCTTCTACGAGTGGCATCGGCCAACGAAAAACAGCCAGGAAAAGGCGCAGCCCTATTGGATACGGCCGCGGCATGGTGGCGTCGTCGCCTTCGCCGGCCTGATGGAGACATGGTCGTCAGCCGATGGTTCGGAAGTCGATACGGGTGCTATCCTGACAACCGCGGCAAACGCTGCGATATCGCCCATTCATGACCGCATGCCTGTTGTCATCCGGCCAGAAGACTTTTCCCGCTGGCTCGATTGCAAGACGCAGGAACCGCGCGACGTTGCGGACCTGATGCAGCCGGTTGAGGACGACTTCTTCGAAGCGATACCGGTGTCCGACAAGGTCAATAAGGTCGCCAACATGGGCGCCGACCTGCAGGATCGTGCTACCATCGAGAGGCCGCCGCCGCTGGCGGACAAGCCGAAGCCGGATGACGGCCAGCTCAGCCTCTTCTAGTCCGCTATTCCCAGCCTCCATTTTATTCGGAAGTTTACATGTTCTCGATTTCGGCCGCGCTCTCCGGTTTCTTTCTCGGCGCTTCGCTTATCATTGCGATCGGTGCACAGAATGCATTCATTCTGCGTCAGGGCCTGCTCCGCTCCAACGTCTTCATCCTCTGCCTGATCTGCGCATCGTCGGACGCTATCCTGATCGCGGCAGGGGTCGGCGGGCTGGGCACGCTCGTCTCCCGCTCGCCCGGGCTGATCATGGCGGTCAGCCTCGGCGGCATGTTGTTTCTGGGAACTTATGCGGTGATGGCCTTCCGGCGAGCGCTCCATCCCGGAGCGATGCAGACGGGAGCGCCACAGGCGCTCGGATTGAAGGCGGCTGTTGCCGCATGTCTCGCCTTCACCTTCCTGAACCCGCACGTCTATCTCGATACGGTCGTGCTGCTCGGCAGTCTGTCTGCCGCCTATGAGGGAGCCGATCGGCTGGCGTACGGAATCGGTGCGGCGACCGCATCGTTCGTCTGGTTTTTTGGATTGGGGTACGGGGCGCGGCTGCTGCAGCCTGTCTTTGCCAAACCCGCCGCCTGGCGGGTTCTTGACGTCGTGATCGGCGTTGTGATGGGGCTGCTGGCTCTGAGCCTTGGCGCTCGCCTTGTCAGCCCGGCCTGATCAGGCGATTTTCTTGACGAGAGCCGGCTTGCTCTTCAGCATTAGGGCTGCTGCCAGAACAGCCTTGAGGCCGAGCGGGCGGTAATTCGCGCTGAGATCGGTCTTTGCCGGCTGTTCCACGCTTGTCTTCTTCGGGGTCACAATACTCTCCTTACGTGCTGTCCCTAGACTCTTATATTTATTGCTCTTTTGCCTGTAATAACGACAAAATAGAGGCGAGGCTTATCAGGATTTATATCCGTAAACCATAATTCGCGAGCCTTGAGCCAGGCGTTCCTGCACGTTGAAAGCAGTCAGATGTGACGGCCGATATCATCCTCGCCGACACCGGGTTCCTCGATGGTGAGCGTGCCGTATTTGCGCTTCCACTTGCGGGCGCCGAAGGGCAGGGTCAAGAGGTAGACGACGGCCGTGACGACCATGATCTCCCAGGTGAAGCTGGAAAGCAGGGCGACATAGAAGACGACGCCGAGCATCATCGGCAGCACGAGATCGCGCCGCAGCTTGCTTCCCTCAGACTTGCCGGACCACACCGGCAGGCGGCTGATGAGCAGGAAGGCGATCAGCACCGTATAGGCCGCGGAGATGAAGCCGAAGGTCTTGTCGATGGTGATCCCGAGGAAGCCGAGATAGACAGGCAACAGGACAAGCATCGCACCAGCAGGCGCCGGGACACCGACGAAATACTCCGATTGCCACGTCGCCTTGTTTTCCCGCTCGGACATGACATTGAACCGAGCAAGGCGAAGTCCGGCCGCGATCGCATAGATCAGCGCCGCAATCCACCCGATCGACCGGGCCTGGTCGAGCGCGAAGACGTAGACGACGAGAGCCGGTGCCACGCCGAAGTTGACGATGTCGGCGAGCGAATCCATCTGCGCGCCGAACTTCGACGTCGCCTTCATCAGCCGGGCGACGCGTCCATCGATGCCGTCGAGAAATGCCGCCAACAGAACCATGCCGACGGCAAGCTCGTAACGGTTTTCGAAGGCAAGCCGAATGCCGGTGAGCCCGGCGCAAATCGCCAGGATCGTGATCAGGTTGGGAACGACCAGCCGCAGCGGTATCTCACGAAGCCGCGGGCCGCGTGCGGAATCGTCAGGCGGACCGTTGGGTTCGAATGGCGGGAACGGCGTTTCCATGTCGCACTCCGATGTTCTCTAGCTGCGACGGCTGACGACCGGACCCTTGGTCGTGCCGAACTCCGCAAGCACCGTCTCGCCTGCAATCGCGGTCTGGCCAACCGTGACCCGCGGCGCCGCGCCGGCTGGCAGGAACACGTCGAGGCGCGAACCGAAGCGGATCAAGCCAAAACGCTCGCCGGCGTCCAAAGGTTCGTTTGCGTTCGTCCAGCAAAGGATGCGGCGTGCAACGAGGCCGGCAATCTGTACGACGCCGATGTTGCCGTGTGCCGTCGCGATGACGAGACCGTTACGCTCGTTGTCTTCGCTCGCCTTGTCGAGTTCGGCATTGACGAAGCTGCCGGAGCGATAGTTGACGCTGAGGACGCGGCCGCGCATCGGGGCGC harbors:
- a CDS encoding NUDIX hydrolase — protein: MASSSPTAASSAILQRGDRFLLVLRRNPPSADMYAFPGGRAEAGETPDQTALREFEEETSIRASNPRLFATYDLKTHAVDGSVASHFLLSVFRVEADSNAVAIAADDAADIGWYTLEEIRRLPTPQSVLECAERLAVDNE
- a CDS encoding YnfA family protein, encoding MTYIIYAAAAFFEIAGCFAFWAWLRMEKPLWWTAPGLASLAVFAWLLTLVPSEAAGRTFAAYGGIYIIASLLWLWLVEQRVPDRWDIGGALACLFGTALILFAPRG
- a CDS encoding SOS response-associated peptidase; this translates as MCGRYALTISPEELEEILGIMGLDDFPARYNIAPTQPILVVVSDGPGEKGSNLPDRRALLVRWGFTPGWVKDPKSFPLLINARSETAIGKASFRAAMRHRRVLVPASGFYEWHRPTKNSQEKAQPYWIRPRHGGVVAFAGLMETWSSADGSEVDTGAILTTAANAAISPIHDRMPVVIRPEDFSRWLDCKTQEPRDVADLMQPVEDDFFEAIPVSDKVNKVANMGADLQDRATIERPPPLADKPKPDDGQLSLF
- a CDS encoding LysE/ArgO family amino acid transporter — encoded protein: MFSISAALSGFFLGASLIIAIGAQNAFILRQGLLRSNVFILCLICASSDAILIAAGVGGLGTLVSRSPGLIMAVSLGGMLFLGTYAVMAFRRALHPGAMQTGAPQALGLKAAVAACLAFTFLNPHVYLDTVVLLGSLSAAYEGADRLAYGIGAATASFVWFFGLGYGARLLQPVFAKPAAWRVLDVVIGVVMGLLALSLGARLVSPA
- the pssA gene encoding CDP-diacylglycerol--serine O-phosphatidyltransferase; amino-acid sequence: METPFPPFEPNGPPDDSARGPRLREIPLRLVVPNLITILAICAGLTGIRLAFENRYELAVGMVLLAAFLDGIDGRVARLMKATSKFGAQMDSLADIVNFGVAPALVVYVFALDQARSIGWIAALIYAIAAGLRLARFNVMSERENKATWQSEYFVGVPAPAGAMLVLLPVYLGFLGITIDKTFGFISAAYTVLIAFLLISRLPVWSGKSEGSKLRRDLVLPMMLGVVFYVALLSSFTWEIMVVTAVVYLLTLPFGARKWKRKYGTLTIEEPGVGEDDIGRHI